Proteins encoded together in one Prochlorococcus marinus str. MIT 9211 window:
- a CDS encoding DUF3593 domain-containing protein translates to MNLLNSQSLIETIGAIDPSPFFILSLLPYIAFLYWAQKSSLIPKTSLWGFRLTLLFVFMSIVCSVLAQTIYGQDLSNVDPLHGGAELFLAISDGLVVLGFFNLLVEKR, encoded by the coding sequence ATGAACCTACTTAATTCTCAATCATTAATAGAAACCATAGGAGCAATTGACCCTAGCCCTTTCTTTATTTTATCTCTTTTGCCTTATATAGCTTTTCTTTATTGGGCTCAAAAAAGCTCGCTAATACCAAAAACATCTTTATGGGGCTTTAGGCTCACTCTCTTATTTGTCTTCATGTCAATTGTCTGTTCAGTGTTAGCCCAAACCATTTATGGGCAAGATTTATCAAATGTTGATCCGTTACATGGAGGTGCTGAGTTATTCCTTGCTATCAGCGATGGCTTGGTAGTACTAGGTTTCTTCAACTTGCTTGTAGAAAAGAGGTAA
- a CDS encoding DUF2499 domain-containing protein, giving the protein MHALSLGTWTIHLATLIEWTLAIFLISLLGKRTSNKAYNWLAIAMLPNLASAMAAITWHIYDNSEKLMGLVVIQAILTTLGNISLAAAAWNLLRFDQRKA; this is encoded by the coding sequence ATGCATGCATTATCACTAGGTACTTGGACAATTCATCTTGCCACATTGATTGAGTGGACATTAGCAATCTTTCTTATCTCATTACTTGGCAAAAGAACTTCAAACAAAGCTTACAACTGGCTTGCAATTGCAATGCTGCCCAATCTTGCTAGCGCTATGGCAGCAATAACCTGGCACATATACGACAATTCAGAAAAGTTAATGGGTTTAGTTGTTATACAAGCGATTCTTACAACACTTGGAAATATTTCTCTTGCAGCTGCTGCTTGGAACCTATTGAGATTTGATCAGAGAAAGGCATGA
- a CDS encoding peroxiredoxin, with translation MLNLIRILSKNLATILVVFLIASPTYAINSNNINIGDKAPYFELDGYSKNNPDKDLWKLSDFKGVWTVLYFYPKDFTSGCTIEARSFEKLSPEFEKLNAMIVGISNDIQESHESFCSKESLSFTLLTDLQGIVSEKYSSWNKPYSKRNTFLIDPEGVIRYSWMNVNPLKHPTDVLKKLTELQV, from the coding sequence ATGCTTAACCTAATAAGAATATTAAGCAAGAATCTAGCGACTATATTAGTAGTTTTCCTTATTGCCTCTCCTACGTATGCAATAAATTCAAATAATATAAATATAGGTGATAAGGCACCATACTTTGAGCTAGATGGATATTCTAAGAATAATCCAGATAAAGATTTATGGAAGCTTTCTGATTTCAAAGGTGTATGGACTGTATTATATTTTTATCCAAAAGATTTTACTTCTGGATGTACAATAGAAGCAAGGTCCTTTGAAAAGCTAAGCCCTGAATTTGAAAAACTAAATGCAATGATAGTAGGTATAAGTAATGACATACAGGAAAGCCATGAAAGCTTCTGTTCAAAAGAGAGTTTAAGCTTTACTCTTCTAACAGATCTACAAGGGATAGTTAGCGAGAAATACAGTTCCTGGAATAAACCCTATAGCAAACGAAATACTTTTCTAATAGATCCAGAAGGAGTTATTAGATACAGTTGGATGAATGTAAACCCATTAAAACATCCTACGGATGTTTTAAAAAAACTGACTGAGTTACAGGTCTAA
- the rpmB gene encoding 50S ribosomal protein L28 — MSRVCDLSGTRANNGMAVSHSHIRTKKLQQANLQQRKLWWEEGKKWIKVRVTTRTLKTIQKKGLNSYAKAMGIDLSKV, encoded by the coding sequence ATGTCTAGAGTATGCGATCTTTCTGGTACTAGAGCCAACAACGGAATGGCAGTGAGTCATTCTCATATACGGACCAAAAAATTACAGCAAGCAAATCTGCAACAAAGAAAGCTTTGGTGGGAAGAGGGCAAGAAATGGATAAAGGTAAGAGTCACAACACGAACTCTGAAGACAATTCAAAAGAAAGGACTCAACTCATACGCAAAGGCAATGGGTATAGACCTTAGTAAAGTATAA
- the htpG gene encoding molecular chaperone HtpG, with product MTVIEEGQIQIHTENIFPIIKKAVYSDHEIFLRELVSNSVDAINKRRMAAIAGDCIGEENAKINIKINRENKTLTISDNGIGMTSDEVKKYINQVAFSSAEEFLEKYKQEQDGIIGHFGLGFYSSFMVAKNVELLTKSAKEDSKAVKWSCDGSPNFSLEKTEKPEVGTDVVLHLMEEELEYIEPTRIKTLIKKYCDFMPVEVCLEDEVINQMNPPWRKSTQELTEEDYIELYKYLYPFQGEPLFWIHLNTDYPYSLQGILFFPKIGGRADWENGEIKLYCNQVYVSDSVKEVVPRYLLPLRGVIDSTDIPLNVSRSALQTDRKVRSIGNFVAKKISDKLKTLKDEKPSFYGEIWESVSPFIKIGAMEDDKFANQVEDIIIFRTTNNSSADNKDDITYEDKSYTTIKSYLNRLEDQTKKRILYCTDEIGQANTLDLWKGQGAEVLMTETLIDTQFIPWLEARNEDINFQRVDSELDENLRDDSPEIIESDGESKSDNIRDLMKDCINDEKVTIQVHALKGDNSVPAMILLPEQMRRINDIGALMEQKLPGLPDHHVLLVNRSHPLVKGLAELKAASILLGPGQQSTNDSLTKEIAVHLYDMARLSVGGLEPKAIAEFQKRNAELMGKLISKVL from the coding sequence ATGACTGTTATCGAAGAAGGACAAATTCAGATACATACCGAGAATATTTTTCCAATAATAAAAAAAGCAGTTTATTCAGATCACGAGATATTTTTAAGAGAGCTTGTAAGCAACAGTGTAGATGCAATAAATAAACGACGGATGGCCGCTATAGCAGGTGACTGTATTGGAGAAGAAAATGCAAAGATAAATATAAAGATCAATAGAGAAAATAAAACACTAACTATTTCAGACAATGGAATAGGAATGACTTCTGATGAAGTGAAAAAGTATATTAATCAAGTTGCCTTTTCAAGTGCTGAAGAATTTCTAGAGAAATATAAACAGGAACAAGACGGCATCATTGGACATTTTGGCTTAGGTTTCTATTCAAGTTTTATGGTTGCAAAGAATGTTGAACTACTTACAAAATCTGCAAAAGAAGATTCCAAAGCTGTCAAGTGGAGTTGTGATGGGTCTCCAAACTTTAGCCTCGAAAAGACAGAGAAGCCAGAGGTAGGTACTGATGTTGTCCTTCATTTAATGGAAGAAGAGCTAGAATATATCGAGCCTACGAGAATCAAAACACTAATAAAAAAATATTGTGACTTTATGCCAGTTGAGGTTTGTTTAGAAGATGAAGTAATAAATCAAATGAACCCTCCTTGGAGGAAAAGTACTCAGGAATTAACAGAAGAAGATTATATAGAGCTATATAAATATCTATACCCTTTCCAGGGTGAACCATTGTTTTGGATACACTTAAATACAGATTATCCTTACAGCCTTCAAGGCATTTTATTCTTTCCTAAGATAGGTGGAAGAGCAGATTGGGAGAATGGTGAAATTAAATTATATTGCAACCAAGTCTACGTAAGTGATTCAGTAAAAGAGGTAGTACCTAGATACTTACTTCCTTTAAGAGGGGTTATTGATTCAACAGATATACCATTAAATGTTAGCAGGAGTGCACTACAGACTGATAGGAAAGTTAGATCTATAGGCAACTTTGTTGCAAAGAAAATTTCAGATAAGCTTAAGACATTAAAGGATGAAAAGCCTTCATTTTATGGAGAAATATGGGAGTCAGTTTCCCCTTTTATAAAAATAGGAGCAATGGAAGATGATAAATTTGCCAACCAAGTAGAAGATATTATTATCTTCAGAACTACTAATAATTCTTCAGCTGACAATAAAGATGATATTACTTATGAAGATAAAAGCTATACAACTATAAAAAGTTATTTAAATAGGCTAGAAGATCAGACTAAAAAAAGAATCCTTTACTGTACTGATGAAATAGGTCAGGCAAATACATTAGATCTATGGAAAGGACAAGGAGCAGAAGTATTAATGACAGAAACACTTATTGATACTCAATTCATTCCATGGCTCGAAGCTAGAAACGAAGATATAAACTTTCAAAGAGTCGATTCTGAACTAGATGAAAACCTAAGAGACGACTCACCAGAAATTATTGAAAGTGACGGAGAAAGCAAGTCAGATAATATTAGGGATCTTATGAAAGATTGTATTAATGATGAGAAAGTAACTATTCAAGTTCATGCTCTCAAAGGAGATAACTCTGTTCCTGCAATGATCCTATTGCCAGAACAAATGAGAAGAATTAACGATATTGGTGCCTTAATGGAACAGAAGCTACCAGGCCTTCCTGACCACCATGTACTCTTGGTCAACAGAAGTCACCCTTTAGTCAAAGGACTTGCAGAGCTTAAGGCAGCTTCAATTCTCTTAGGGCCAGGTCAGCAGTCAACTAACGATTCGCTTACTAAAGAAATTGCAGTACATTTATACGACATGGCTCGATTAAGCGTTGGAGGGCTTGAACCTAAAGCCATAGCTGAGTTCCAAAAAAGAAATGCCGAGCTAATGGGAAAGTTAATTAGCAAAGTCCTTTAA
- a CDS encoding indolepyruvate ferredoxin oxidoreductase subunit alpha yields MPHTIVSDICEGVASCFQACPVECIKPGQGGNMKGTNYYYIDFNTCIDCGVCLEVCPVKGAVIAEERPDLQIN; encoded by the coding sequence ATGCCACATACAATTGTTAGTGATATATGTGAGGGAGTAGCATCTTGTTTCCAGGCCTGTCCGGTTGAATGTATTAAGCCAGGGCAAGGGGGAAATATGAAAGGCACGAACTATTACTACATAGACTTCAATACTTGTATTGACTGCGGAGTTTGCTTAGAAGTTTGCCCAGTAAAAGGTGCTGTAATTGCAGAAGAAAGACCTGATTTGCAAATAAACTAA
- a CDS encoding ATP phosphoribosyltransferase regulatory subunit, with translation MAKQSTLGSKELNPRQVEENNLLATKLSEIYKKWGYQEVAPPQVEGLKTLMAGGGIDSKEILKLVIDEPVGLRPEMTASIARAASTRYVAEPRPLRLWASGTIFKSREESDGKIVIDESLQSGVELFGIEGMEIEVELLYLLIESLKKLNIDESSMPILLINHISLMELIISKFSKSSKEKVTDILSNFDLIEIEKLELDFDERNTLKLLQELRGSPRNVIKTLESLYGNNKILDSLTKIFNIIEPISNKYNIQLQLDPTFKPHYELYTGIVFELVCNTRETPVVIARGGRYDELVKMFNENPEDEIAAGFSYSIDKIRELNTRLETFDTNPERILVAYGPNKTIKDAIECQAKLHEKGYVAIIELNSCINEDHAMKLVNQRKCTKLKWINS, from the coding sequence ATGGCAAAACAAAGCACATTGGGATCTAAAGAATTAAACCCTAGGCAAGTTGAAGAAAACAACTTACTAGCAACAAAACTATCTGAAATATATAAAAAGTGGGGATACCAAGAGGTAGCGCCTCCACAGGTAGAAGGTTTAAAGACATTAATGGCGGGTGGAGGTATAGATAGCAAAGAAATTTTGAAGTTGGTAATTGATGAGCCAGTTGGATTAAGACCAGAAATGACTGCATCAATAGCACGAGCAGCTTCGACAAGGTATGTTGCTGAACCAAGACCATTGAGACTTTGGGCGTCAGGAACAATCTTTAAAAGCAGAGAAGAAAGTGATGGGAAAATAGTTATAGATGAAAGCCTGCAAAGTGGAGTAGAACTTTTTGGTATTGAGGGGATGGAAATAGAGGTTGAATTACTATATCTACTAATAGAATCACTAAAAAAGCTAAATATAGATGAGTCTTCAATGCCAATACTTCTAATAAATCATATTTCATTAATGGAGCTTATAATTTCTAAATTCTCCAAGAGCAGCAAAGAAAAGGTTACAGATATATTGTCGAATTTCGACTTAATTGAAATAGAGAAACTAGAACTCGACTTTGATGAAAGGAATACGTTGAAACTACTACAAGAACTTAGGGGAAGTCCTAGGAATGTAATAAAAACTCTAGAATCTTTGTATGGCAATAATAAGATCTTAGATTCATTAACTAAAATTTTTAATATCATAGAACCAATAAGTAATAAGTACAATATTCAATTACAATTAGATCCTACGTTTAAACCACATTACGAACTGTATACTGGTATTGTATTTGAACTTGTATGCAATACGAGAGAGACACCCGTAGTTATTGCAAGAGGAGGAAGATATGACGAGTTAGTAAAGATGTTTAACGAAAATCCAGAAGATGAAATAGCCGCTGGGTTTAGTTATTCAATAGACAAAATAAGAGAATTAAATACTAGATTAGAAACATTCGATACTAACCCTGAAAGAATTCTTGTAGCTTATGGACCAAATAAAACTATTAAGGATGCCATAGAATGCCAAGCTAAGCTCCACGAAAAAGGATATGTTGCCATAATTGAACTAAACTCATGCATAAATGAAGATCACGCAATGAAGCTTGTGAACCAAAGAAAATGTACCAAACTCAAATGGATTAATAGTTAA
- a CDS encoding inositol monophosphatase family protein, producing the protein MTPLICEKAAEDSCLDNSDLYSLLEIGKNAAQQGGELLMKYYGDINSIKNKGRKGDLVTNADIESEQLIIKLLRKETPNIGIYAEESGASGKNTNLKWCIDPLDGTTNFAHGYPFFATSVGLTWNDRPLLGSISVPFFKELYWGCPSIGSFCNNQKNTVSSTKSLIDSLLVTGFAYDRHSEINNNYAEFCWLTHKTRGVRRAGAAAVDMAFVSNGRVDGYWERGLSKWDLAAGVPIVELAGGRVSDYKAEDFDLNNGRIIACNQSIYKELVEELIKVNPFDVNTYSENNLKTNIEGSS; encoded by the coding sequence ATGACTCCATTAATTTGCGAAAAAGCAGCTGAAGATTCTTGCTTAGACAATTCAGACCTCTATTCGCTACTAGAGATTGGAAAGAATGCCGCCCAACAAGGGGGAGAATTATTGATGAAATACTACGGGGACATTAATTCAATAAAGAATAAGGGTAGAAAGGGTGATCTTGTAACGAATGCAGATATTGAGTCGGAGCAGTTAATAATTAAGCTCTTAAGAAAAGAAACCCCAAATATTGGAATATATGCTGAAGAAAGTGGAGCATCCGGTAAGAATACAAATTTAAAATGGTGTATTGATCCTTTAGATGGAACAACAAATTTTGCCCATGGATATCCCTTCTTTGCTACATCAGTAGGTTTAACTTGGAATGACAGACCTCTATTAGGGAGTATCTCAGTCCCCTTTTTTAAAGAGCTTTATTGGGGCTGTCCATCTATAGGCTCATTCTGCAATAATCAAAAAAATACAGTGTCATCAACCAAGTCATTGATAGATTCTTTATTAGTAACTGGTTTTGCATACGATAGGCATAGTGAAATTAACAACAATTATGCAGAGTTTTGCTGGCTAACGCATAAGACTAGAGGTGTTAGGAGAGCAGGTGCTGCAGCAGTTGATATGGCCTTTGTATCTAATGGCAGAGTCGATGGTTACTGGGAAAGAGGCCTATCGAAATGGGACTTAGCTGCTGGAGTACCAATAGTAGAATTAGCTGGCGGTAGGGTGTCTGACTATAAAGCTGAAGATTTTGATCTTAATAACGGTCGAATAATTGCATGTAATCAATCAATATATAAAGAGCTTGTAGAGGAACTAATTAAAGTTAATCCATTTGATGTGAACACATATTCAGAAAATAACCTCAAAACAAATATTGAGGGTTCTTCTTAA
- the pstB gene encoding phosphate ABC transporter ATP-binding protein PstB, whose amino-acid sequence MKIPQDKLIKGDASISLQNVTISYGDFDAVRNIYCDIPRGKVTALIGPSGCGKSTVLRAINRMNDLIPSCSLKGRILFEGTDLYHPTIDPVEVRRKIGMVFQQPNPFPKSIFENIAFGARINGYTGDMDELVEQSLRKAAVWDECKDKLNESGYSLSGGQQQRLCIARTIAIEPEVILMDEPCSALDPISTLKIEETMHELKKSYTIIIVTHNMQQALRVSDMTAFYNAEVLEGVSGGKVGYLVEFNETETIFSSPSQKLTQDYISGKFG is encoded by the coding sequence ATGAAAATACCCCAAGATAAACTAATAAAAGGTGATGCTTCTATATCACTCCAGAATGTAACAATAAGCTATGGGGATTTTGATGCCGTCAGAAATATTTATTGTGATATTCCAAGAGGCAAGGTTACCGCTCTCATTGGCCCATCGGGCTGCGGCAAATCAACAGTACTTAGAGCAATTAATCGTATGAATGATCTAATTCCAAGTTGTTCGTTAAAAGGTCGAATTTTGTTTGAGGGTACAGACCTATATCATCCAACAATAGATCCTGTAGAAGTAAGGCGGAAAATTGGCATGGTCTTTCAGCAACCAAATCCTTTCCCTAAAAGTATCTTTGAAAATATTGCGTTTGGCGCAAGGATAAATGGTTATACGGGAGATATGGATGAGCTTGTTGAACAATCATTGCGAAAGGCTGCTGTATGGGATGAGTGCAAAGACAAGTTAAATGAAAGTGGCTATTCCTTATCAGGTGGTCAACAACAAAGACTATGTATTGCAAGAACAATAGCAATTGAGCCTGAAGTTATACTTATGGATGAACCTTGTTCTGCATTAGATCCAATTTCAACTCTTAAGATTGAAGAGACTATGCATGAACTTAAAAAAAGTTATACGATAATTATAGTTACACATAACATGCAACAAGCCCTTAGGGTAAGTGACATGACAGCCTTTTATAATGCAGAGGTATTAGAAGGAGTCTCAGGAGGGAAAGTAGGTTACCTAGTTGAATTTAATGAAACTGAGACAATATTTAGTTCACCTTCCCAAAAACTAACACAAGACTATATCTCAGGAAAATTTGGATAA
- the pstA gene encoding phosphate ABC transporter permease PstA, with product MKKTDLTYKSNLTRNITSRAFTIIAGIFSFIAVLPLILVLMYIIFKGGSLISWDLLVLEPQPPGDDLGSAGGIGNAIVGTFIISGIASVIAVPIGIGGGIYLAEYSKGGSFARFIRFGTNVLSGIPSIIAGVFVYSIIVVTKIFLGSTFSGLAGGIALSIIMLPTVIKTTDEGLKLVPDDLRRGALGLGASMFTTILFITLPSAFRSIATGIVLGLARAAGETAPLIFTALFSYYHITSISDIFYEMSSLSVLIYNFALEPYEAQNELAWAASFVLVILLLGMNLFSRLISKIASNK from the coding sequence ATGAAAAAAACTGATTTAACTTACAAATCCAATCTGACAAGGAATATAACCAGTAGGGCTTTCACAATTATAGCTGGAATATTCTCATTTATTGCTGTACTTCCACTAATTCTTGTTTTAATGTATATCATATTTAAGGGTGGATCCTTAATAAGTTGGGACTTATTAGTTCTAGAGCCTCAACCACCTGGTGATGACCTTGGATCTGCTGGAGGAATTGGCAATGCAATTGTTGGAACATTTATAATTAGTGGAATAGCTTCAGTAATTGCTGTTCCTATAGGAATAGGAGGAGGAATATATTTAGCTGAATATTCAAAAGGTGGTTCTTTTGCAAGATTTATTAGATTTGGAACAAATGTACTTTCAGGAATACCTTCTATAATAGCTGGGGTATTTGTTTATTCAATTATAGTAGTTACAAAGATTTTTTTAGGGAGTACATTTAGTGGTTTAGCCGGAGGAATTGCATTATCTATTATAATGTTGCCAACAGTAATTAAGACTACTGACGAAGGTCTTAAGTTAGTACCAGATGATCTTAGAAGAGGTGCCTTAGGCCTTGGTGCCTCTATGTTTACAACAATTCTTTTTATAACCTTGCCAAGTGCTTTTAGGTCAATTGCTACTGGTATTGTGCTAGGCCTCGCTAGAGCCGCTGGAGAAACAGCACCGCTAATATTTACAGCATTATTTTCTTATTATCATATAACATCTATAAGTGATATATTTTATGAAATGTCCTCACTATCTGTTCTTATTTATAACTTCGCACTCGAACCATATGAAGCTCAAAATGAATTGGCCTGGGCTGCCTCCTTTGTCTTGGTAATACTGTTACTTGGAATGAACCTATTTTCAAGATTGATAAGTAAAATAGCATCAAATAAGTAA
- the pstC gene encoding phosphate ABC transporter permease subunit PstC gives MTSEKNNNYVLRNRPKSEKFIDLGFKNLTIAMSAMVAIVLFAIFIVVFVESTESMGRYGLRFLITSNWNPVTDEYGAFTAIYGTLVTSIASLVIAVPLGVGTAIFITENILPEKIRDLIGLMVELLAAIPSVVLGLWAVLVMEPFIRPLLILTYKTFGWIPFFSSEPMGPGMAPAILILVIMILPIITAISRDSLNQVPIKLRQAAYGVGATRWSAIFNVILPAAISGITGGILLALGRAMGETMAVTMIIGNSNNFSWSIMSPGYTISSMLANQFGEADGSQVSSLMYAAFILMILTLAVNIFAQWIVRRLSLKY, from the coding sequence GTGACTTCTGAGAAAAACAACAATTATGTTCTAAGGAATCGTCCTAAGTCAGAGAAATTCATTGACCTAGGTTTTAAAAATCTAACCATTGCCATGTCAGCAATGGTAGCCATAGTGCTTTTTGCAATTTTTATAGTCGTTTTTGTTGAATCAACCGAATCGATGGGACGGTATGGTCTGAGATTCTTAATTACTTCAAATTGGAATCCTGTAACCGATGAATATGGAGCATTTACAGCAATTTATGGAACCTTAGTAACTTCAATAGCATCTTTAGTCATAGCAGTCCCATTGGGGGTAGGAACTGCGATATTTATTACTGAAAATATTCTTCCAGAAAAAATTCGAGATTTAATAGGGCTAATGGTCGAACTACTTGCAGCTATCCCTTCTGTTGTATTGGGATTGTGGGCTGTTTTAGTAATGGAGCCTTTCATAAGACCATTATTAATTTTAACTTACAAAACATTTGGTTGGATCCCTTTCTTTAGTTCTGAACCAATGGGCCCAGGAATGGCACCGGCAATATTGATATTAGTAATAATGATATTGCCTATAATTACTGCTATATCAAGAGATTCACTAAATCAAGTCCCTATAAAATTAAGACAAGCTGCTTATGGAGTAGGAGCGACACGATGGAGCGCTATCTTCAATGTAATTTTACCTGCAGCAATTTCAGGAATTACTGGTGGAATACTTCTTGCTCTAGGTAGAGCAATGGGTGAGACAATGGCTGTGACAATGATAATAGGGAATTCCAATAACTTTAGTTGGTCAATAATGTCCCCTGGCTATACAATTTCATCTATGCTAGCCAATCAATTTGGAGAAGCAGATGGCAGCCAAGTATCGTCTTTAATGTATGCAGCATTTATATTAATGATACTTACATTAGCTGTGAACATATTTGCTCAGTGGATAGTAAGAAGACTGAGTCTTAAATACTAG
- the dnaK gene encoding molecular chaperone DnaK, whose translation MGRIVGIDLGTTNSVIGVLEAGRPCVIANAEGTRTTPSVVGYTKESELLVGQQARRQLVLNPKNTFSNLKRFVGREWNELDDNSLSVPYTVKANDQGNVRAVCPITEREYAPEELVGSIIRKLIDDAETYLGETIESAVITVPAYFNDAQRQATRDSALLAGIQVERILNEPTAAALAYGFDKSSSSRVLVFDLGGGTFDVSLLKISNGVFDVKATSGDTQLGGNDFDKKIVDWLSEEFHKQHGIDLRRDRQALQRLSEAAEKAKQELSGVNSTPISLPFIATGTEGPLHIETKLDRKTFEKLCSDLLRRLLDPVESVLKDSEWTTEDIEEVVLVGGSTRMPMVQELVKSFVPITPCQSVNPDEVVAIGAAVQAGILTGELRDLLLNDVTPLSLGLETVGGLMKVLIPRNTPIPVRQSDVFSTSESNQSSVEVHVWQGERQLAVDNKSLGRFRLNGIPPAPRGVPQVQVAFDIDSNGLLEVSATDRTTGRKQSVSITGGSNLNQNEVNKLITEAKEKASEDRRKRASIDQKNNALTLVAQAERRLRDASLELGPYGAERQQRAVELSMRDVQDLLDANELSELDLAVSALQEALFGLNRRISAEKNSESNPIQGIRNTFGSLKDELFSDEYWDDDPWDYPSSKRDSNPESRRRNLNDWDNDIYY comes from the coding sequence ATGGGCAGAATCGTTGGAATTGACCTTGGAACAACAAACTCTGTGATTGGAGTTTTGGAGGCTGGTCGACCATGCGTAATTGCAAATGCAGAGGGTACTAGGACCACTCCCTCAGTAGTTGGCTATACAAAAGAAAGTGAACTATTAGTTGGTCAACAGGCTCGCAGGCAATTAGTTCTTAACCCAAAGAATACTTTCTCAAATTTAAAAAGATTTGTTGGAAGAGAATGGAATGAATTAGACGACAATAGTCTTTCTGTTCCATATACAGTTAAAGCAAATGATCAAGGCAATGTAAGGGCTGTTTGCCCTATCACAGAGAGAGAATATGCCCCTGAAGAGTTAGTAGGAAGCATTATTAGGAAGTTGATTGATGATGCCGAAACTTATTTAGGGGAAACAATTGAATCAGCTGTAATTACAGTCCCTGCTTATTTTAATGATGCGCAGAGGCAGGCTACTCGTGACTCTGCATTGCTGGCGGGAATACAGGTTGAACGAATTTTAAATGAACCTACAGCGGCCGCATTAGCATATGGCTTTGATAAAAGCTCATCCTCACGGGTACTTGTTTTTGATTTAGGTGGAGGAACTTTTGACGTATCTCTACTTAAGATTTCTAATGGTGTTTTTGATGTTAAGGCCACATCAGGTGATACACAGCTTGGGGGTAATGATTTTGATAAAAAGATTGTGGACTGGCTCTCCGAGGAATTCCATAAACAACATGGCATTGATCTAAGAAGAGATCGTCAAGCTCTTCAAAGGCTTTCTGAAGCGGCTGAGAAGGCCAAGCAAGAGCTCTCCGGTGTTAATTCCACTCCAATCTCATTGCCGTTCATAGCTACTGGAACTGAAGGCCCTCTTCATATAGAAACTAAATTAGATAGAAAGACTTTCGAAAAACTCTGTAGCGACCTTTTAAGAAGGCTTTTGGACCCAGTTGAGTCTGTTCTTAAGGACTCCGAATGGACTACTGAAGACATAGAAGAAGTCGTTTTAGTTGGTGGCAGCACTAGAATGCCTATGGTTCAGGAACTTGTTAAATCATTTGTTCCTATTACTCCATGTCAATCAGTCAATCCAGATGAGGTTGTTGCAATAGGAGCCGCAGTTCAAGCTGGAATATTAACTGGTGAACTTAGAGACTTACTACTAAATGATGTCACACCACTTTCTTTAGGCCTGGAAACAGTTGGAGGGCTAATGAAGGTATTAATTCCTCGCAATACTCCAATACCAGTTAGGCAATCAGATGTTTTCAGCACATCTGAATCTAATCAATCTTCAGTTGAAGTTCATGTTTGGCAGGGCGAGCGACAATTAGCAGTTGACAATAAGTCGCTTGGTAGATTTCGTTTGAATGGTATCCCACCTGCACCAAGAGGGGTCCCACAGGTTCAAGTGGCCTTTGATATTGATTCAAATGGCTTATTAGAGGTTAGTGCAACAGATAGAACTACTGGTAGGAAACAATCAGTAAGTATTACTGGAGGTTCAAATCTCAATCAAAATGAGGTAAACAAACTAATAACTGAAGCCAAGGAAAAAGCCAGTGAAGATAGACGAAAGCGCGCATCTATAGATCAGAAGAATAATGCTTTGACCCTTGTCGCTCAAGCAGAGAGACGTCTTAGAGACGCATCCTTGGAGCTCGGTCCTTATGGAGCTGAACGTCAACAAAGAGCTGTTGAATTGTCGATGAGGGATGTACAAGATCTTTTAGATGCTAATGAGCTCTCAGAATTAGATTTGGCAGTTTCAGCTCTACAAGAAGCTCTTTTCGGCTTAAATAGAAGGATTTCAGCCGAAAAAAATTCTGAATCTAATCCCATTCAAGGAATACGGAATACGTTTGGATCACTTAAAGATGAACTCTTCTCAGATGAATATTGGGACGATGATCCTTGGGACTATCCATCCTCTAAACGTGATTCTAATCCAGAATCTCGTCGTAGAAATTTAAATGATTGGGATAATGACATCTACTACTAA